In a genomic window of Brassica napus cultivar Da-Ae unplaced genomic scaffold, Da-Ae ScsIHWf_764;HRSCAF=1103, whole genome shotgun sequence:
- the LOC125605533 gene encoding uncharacterized protein LOC125605533, translated as MEKDDANGVNWIHVPITTTTTGEDQTTQEWSIPVIHVSEEESERLAAFLVQKESEEEEDEEELEDRYEHEIEQSVAEFEDEEFIGRNTIPESSDEDEDYFDVRDRKRKKSEDKLEVGTAFWSGFEFKEAVLDYALSKGRNIEHSRWDKTKLSFKCGIRGKCKWRVYCAFDQPTQKWLVKTRHRYHSCTPNGKCKLLRSPVIARLFLDKLREDIGLMPEKIQEQIKVTWKLIASRNQCQRGRTLALKWLEKEYADQFAHLRGYVREIKKTNPGSSVVLDTIRNGAGEDVFDRFYVCFEKLRSSWRGTCRPIIGLDGTFLKVAVKGILLTAVGHDANNQIFPFAWAVVQAETADTWLWFIKRLKHDLSLGDGINYVLISDSSKGLKSAIKSELPNAEHRRCVKHIVENLKKKHKNKEFLKPRIWNLAWSYNKTQFKDELTKLQDYSMSLYEDVMKEEPKTWSLAYYRLGSCCEDVDNNATESFNATITGARAKAIVPMLETIRRQAMVRIAKRNKKSERRHEKFTKYVVEILKAEKEDADKCITTPCTHGVFEVRLSSSGYNVNTSRRTCTCGKWQITGIPCEHAYGAMIDAGLNVEDYISEFFSTTLWQLTYSQSINTVRGPRFWMKKGKYRLVVEPPEPTLPGRKKKNKKKKFPRFKGKHESPKKKKKKVVETIGRQGRIMHCSKCGEAGHNAARCKIHPKKKIKTEAKVFASTLFSVLVFM; from the exons ATGGAGAAAGACGACGCAAACGGAGTAAATTGGATCCATGTTCCCATAACAACGACTACTACTGGTGAAGACCAGACAACTCAAGAGTGGAGCATTCCGGTTATTCATGTTAGTGAAGAAGAGTCAGAAAGATTGGCTGCGTTTCTTGTCCAGAAAGAAagtgaagaggaggaagatgaagaagagcttGAGGATAGGTACGAGCATGAAATCGAACAATCAGTGGCTGAGTTTGAGGATGAGGAGTTCATCGGGAGGAACACTATTCCAGAAAGCTCGGATGAAGATGAAGACTACTTTGATGTTAGAGATAGGAAACGCAAAAAATCCGAGGATAAACTAGAAGTGGGAACAGCTTTTTGGTCTGGGTTTGAATTCAAAGAAGCTGTCTTAGATTATGCTCTTAGCAAAGGTCGAAACATTGAACATAGTAGGTGGGATAAGACAAAGCTTAGCTTCAAGTGTGGGATTAGAGGTAAATGCAAATGGAGGGTTTACTGTGCCTTTGATCAGCCTACTCAGAAGTGGTTAGTGAAAACGAGACACAGATATCATAGTTGTACCCCCAATGGAAAATGTAAACTTTTGCGAAGCCCGGTTATAGCTAGGTTATTTCTGGATAAACTAAGAGAAGACATTGGATTAATGCCTGAGAAGATTCAAGAGCAGATAAAGGTGACTTGGAAACTCATAGCATCACGGAATCAATGTCAACGAGGAAGAACATTGGCGTTGAAATGGCTGGAGAAAGAGTACGCAGACCAGTTTGCTCACCTACGAGGATATGTGAGAGAGATTAAGAAGACCAACCCGGGTTCAAGTGTAGTACTTGATACTATACGTAATGGTGCTGGAGAAGATGTATTTGATCGGTTCTATGTATGTTTTGAGAAGCTTAGGAGCTCGTGGAGAGGTACATGTAGGCCAATAATAGGTCTCGATGGAACTTTTTTGAAAGTTGCAGTCAAAGGAATATTACTTACTGCTGTAGGACATGATGCTAACAACCAGATATTTCCTTTTGCTTGGGCTGTGGTACAAGCTGAGACTGCAGATACATGGCTTTGGTTTATCAAGAGACTGAAGCATGATTTGTCTCTTGGAGATGGCATCAATTATGTCCTTATATCCGATAGCTCAAAG GGACTCAAAAGCGCAATCAAATCAGAGTTACCAAACGCAGAGCATAGGCGTTGTGTGAAACACATTGTTGAAAATCTGAAGAAAAAGCACAAGAACAAAGAGTTTCTGAAACCAAGAATATGGAATCTTGCTTGGAGCTACAATAAAACACAGTTCAAGGACGAACTTACAAAGTTACAGGATTATAGCATGTCACTGTATGAGGATGTGATGAAGGAAGAACCAAAAACTTGGTCATTGGCGTACTATAGACTTGGGAGCTGTTGTGAGGATGTTGATAACAATGCAACCGAGTCTTTCAACGCCACTATTACCGGAGCTCGAGCTAAGGCTATTGTACCAATGTTGGAGACAATAAGAAGGCAAGCAATGGTCAGAATtgcaaaaagaaacaagaaatcTGAGAGGCGGCATgagaaatttacaaaatatgtggtTGAAATCCTTAAAGCTGAGAAAGAAGATGCTGACAAATGCATAACGACTCCGTGTACTCATGGTGTGTTTGAGGTACGTCTTTCTAGTTCCGGTTACAACGTTAACACCTCTAGGAGAACTTGTACTTGTGGGAAGTGGCAGATCACAGGAATCCCGTGTGAGCACGCATATGGTGCTATGATAGATGCAGGGTTAAATGTAGAGGATTATATTTCTGAGTTCTTTTCCACTACTCTATGGCAATTGACTTATAGCCAGTCCATAAACACGGTTAGAGGGCCTAGGTTTTGGATGAAAAAGGGTAAATATAGATTAGTGGTAGAACCACCAGAACCTACACTTCCTGGgaggaagaaaaagaacaagaaaaagaagTTTCCGAGATTCAAAGGGAAACATGAATcaccaaaaaagaagaagaaaaaggttGTTGAAACGATTGGAAGACAAGGACGGATCATGCATTGTTCCAAGTGTGGGGAAGCAGGCCACAATGCTGCTCGATGCAAAATCCATCcaaagaagaagatcaagacTGAAGCAAAGGTATTTGCGTCTACCTTATTCAGTGTTTTGGTCTTTATGTGA